The window TTCTGGACACAAATTGTTAACTGCATGTGCTTCGTTACTAGAAGGCACTTAATCTCCAAAGtaatttttttactgtaattatactgtattttttttaatgtacactGCTACTTTGGTAAAGAGTTTAACTATTGTTACGTATCTGTTTTAAGAGGTATTTAATGGTTATACAGCAAAGTTAATTAATGAAAATGGTATACAAACCATTTGTGGCCAGTTTGAAGAGGTGTTGTCCCAACTCTATGGCTCCTCCGCTGGGGAATGACATCTTGAAATGCGCCTGACCCTCCCAGCCACCTGATTAAAGAGTTGACCACATTTAGAATAAATACAGAAAGCTGCCTTTTTAGCAAAGGCAATACGTTAAGTTGTGGCTAATATGGGTTAATATGCAATAATGTTTGCAAAACACTTTCATAGACATACAAGTAACTGATACCATAGTAGGtatgtgtaaaaacaaaagGCTTCCTACCACCAGGCTCAGCAGACACGGTCCCTTTAATGTAGTTGGCTGCAAAGACTGGCTGCTCAATACTGCAGCCCTTCATCAGGTAATAGGGAAACATGGCTGAACCCAAGCAGTCCTTGGTGTTACCGGACACAAACACCAACTAAGCCAGGGAAtaagagaagagaaaatgagGTGAATTACAGGAGGGTACATGAGAACATGAACACTGGACTTACTAtctaagaaaaacaaacagcagtaacATGATGTTAAATgtattctttttccttttcttggtAATTTGAGCAGTACCCTGTATGGTGTGAGGTACACCGTGCCCTTCTTGGTCCCCTTCAGCAGATCTGTCTTGCAGGTGACATCACTGAATGACAGCTCCACATTCTTGCACTCCCTTAAAACACTGGATAAAGAAGCGGCAAATGAAAAGTAGGTCACTCATTAAAGTAACTATAATGGCGCTAAAAAAGTATTCTAACATGTAGGAATTGTAACTATTGTATTTCCCAGCCGGTAGAAAAACCCGCTTTGCATCAAGTACCATGAGATGACGTTTGTGTTTTACAAGATGTCAACATCCTGACTTAAAAACCTATCactacttcctgtttggatAGTCGTCTAACGTAAGTTAGGCCCACCTTGCCTAAAATTACGCAACGGCTATAATGTCAATACAGTCGAGCATTATTAATGATATTTTATCACCGTTAAAAGAGcgtataacacacacacaacgccCTGAAATGCATGGTAAACAATGAAACAGCTAATGCTAACGTTAACTAGGCCAGGTAGCAGGAGGCTAGCGGCTGGACAGCAGTAAGTTGACTACGCACTGGGAAGTAAAAGGTAAACAAGCCAAAAGCAAAAGCGACAGCGAGCTACTTAATTACATTAACCACGCTCACACTGCATAGCGCACTCACCTTTCTCCGTTATTTATCAAAACGTTGCCGTTGTGCGTGTGATTTCGATTCAGAGCCATGTTTAGAAGCCGTCTTGTGCTCTCCTGTTGCCTGTGCTTAACGCTATAGACGGGAATCACCCAGAAACGTCACGACGCTTACGTCACCACGCCGTCTGACAACTCGTGACCTGCAGTGAGACGGTAAACACAGTCCACGGTCACTCACAACAAGAAGCAGCTTCTTAGGTGATGTTATGTAGAATGGCTACTGATTAAAACTGCACTGTTTACTGTAGACAGTTATTCCCCAAGCATTTTCCCTCCATATGTAAAGAACAAGGATGTTTCAGATGGGTGTGACACATTTTcttggaaagaaagaaagaaagaaagttaatTTTTGCtagcttttcagttttttgattgttttttgctAACATGTAGTTTTTAAGTGAACTATACTGCTTTTTAGTTCACTTAAAAGGTTTAGTTAATTATAATAACCTTGTAGTAATAGTATAGTAGTATTTTATCTGACTCGTGACAAAATAATAGACTGCTGTATCAtacaattaataattaaaatagaatagaaaagccctttattgtcattgtacatagTACAGCAAAACTGTCAAGTCTTTGTGCACTCATCAGCTATTGTTACATAAGTTATATATTcataagaaaaaagagaaacaagccACTTTATGAATAATTTGAAACAATATATGAACATGGGTTGTTTCCAAGATTGTATAAATGGGGTAGCACAGATAGAgcaaggtggggggggggggggtataaatGTCTGATCAGTAATTAATAGTGCAGAAAATTTGTATAGAAAACACTGTGCACAATTTTCAGACTCATGTGCAGCCCTGCACCCTCATATACACTACATTGCCAAGAGTATTCACTgactcatccaaatcattgaattcaggtgtttcagcataccaagacattttggacaatttcatgctcccaactttgtgggaacagtttggggatggccccttcctgttccaacacaactgcacaccagtgcaaaaagcaggtccataaagacatggcagagagagtttggtgtggaagaacttgactggcctgcacagagtcctgacctcaaccctatgGAACACCTttggcagggatcctcaactccaggcctcgagggccggtgtcctgcaggttttagtgtccctgatccaacacacctgaatcaaatggctgaattacctcctcagtatgcagtcaagttctccagagtcctgctgatgacttctatatgtgactcaggtgtgttgaagcagagacacatctaaaagctgcaggactccggccctcgaggcctggagttgaggatccctgacctttggggtgaattagagcagagactgtgagccaggccttctcatccaacatcagtgtctgacctcacaaatggaagaatggtcaaaaaagtaaaagtatcaATCCTGTGTAATAGTACACACGTTTTAATATCAACATATACTTAAAGTTGCTGAACTAAAAGTTCTCATTATGTAGAGTCAAGtaactaaagctttaaaataaatggtgTGAAGTATAAAATATACCTGCATCCAAAATATATTGGAGAACAAGTAcaaaacatatagaaagtacagtataaatacattaaaactgtattttaataaAGTAAATTTACTGATTTACAGCATGGGTCCTAACCCTGTACCTTACgaagattaaaaatatatactatTTCTACCCGCATATATGAACTTGTTGGCAAtaagcaaagtggaaaaaaagacaACCATTACTACTGCCGAAATCTGTCCATCATTTTTATGTACTTGCACTTTCTGTATGTTTTCTAcgttttaatgtttatttgatCTAACTAAAATTTAGCTAAATGAAAATGTGCATGAAAGCTGCACTGTAGCTGAAATATGCCTGGATAAAGAGAAGTAACTGACGTTAACGTAACCCTGCGCTGATAATCAGCAAATATAGGTAATGTTGTTTTCATAGCAAACGCAGATGCAACAGAGCAGCAGGATGACAGTAAGAGTAGATGCTGTGACGGCAGTGAATAAAGGTTTAAGACTGCTTATATAATAATTGGGATGGGTACAAGCTTCGCCATAGGGAGAGCGAGAGGGGGTGAGGCCAGCGAGTTATGCAATGCGTTCATTTAATGGTCCCCTTAGGATAGAGCTGGCCATGCATGCGCTCAGCatgatatttaatatttaaacattGACCTTTTTTATTAATTACCAGCTTATGCTGCCTGCTTTGCGGCTCTTGGAGCGCACAGGTGGATAACGCCGAGCAAGTGTGTGGCACTGTTGGCACTCCACTCTCTGGGGTACGTGAATGGGCATAAGCACAGACACGTGGAGGTAACCTCTGAAGTTCTTCAGGCTCGGGATGAGGCCAGCTTCAAACTAATTAACACTAATTAACAGGTGTCACGTGACCATTTCCAGTGTCATAGATAGAGCTGGGCATTTCTGCTCTCATCAAAGTATACAAACTATAGCGAGATGAATTATCATTCTGAAAAGATCTGCGTGATTTCTTTACTTTTCACCGTCATTATTCAGACCTGTAGCTGCGTTTCATCCGATCACAGGGAGAAACCACCAGAGCGGGGGACACACCTCGCCATGCCGCGAGTCACCTGCTCTGTCCGCGGGATGAGAGCTGTGTTTGGTCCTCAAGTGAAAAACAATGTACACGCTAGAGGTGAGATATAGGGCAGTAGGACGTAAGGACAAATATTTATAAGTATTTTTTAATTGATTGCTTGATTCACTTATTTGACCCTCATCTTTTGCACTGATCTCAAGCCTAttgcacgcgcgcgcgcgcgtgtgtgttttCTTAGACGTCACAGGGGCTTCAGTTCCAGTGCTTCCATCCGGGAAGTCCTGTGGAGTGCGATTGGGTAGACTGAAGAACCAGAGCCTCTCGTTTTTCAGCAGATATGACAGCTGCTTTGTTCATTTTGAGGTGCAAACGCTGCTGCAGAGTTTACACGAAGGAAATATTGTATATTGCATTGCCAAGTAGGGCCAAAAAAATAGTGCCACTATAATGGTAAATTTTCTAAATCACTGAAAACCATGTGGGTAAGAAAATGTGTCAAACAATGGAGCCAGAAAGCTTGCTGCCCCAAATGCAATCTGCATCTTCTTTTTGCTGCAAAAAAGCAAATTCCCACTTCTTGACATCCACACTGCAATAACCTTTGACCCTCAGGGCAGCAAAGCGGTCATCCCGCTGCAAATCCAGCTGGGAGGAGAGGATCGATGGATCAGGGTAAATATCAGCTGTCCCCTGATAAAGAGAAGAAGTGAGAGGAACCACCCTCGCCCAACACGTGAGTGGAGACAGTTGGTTGAGCTTCACTAACTCTCTGGCCCAGCCCTCCCTTTTCATCAGTCAAAAGTCATATGTGCACAAATTTCCCGTGGAGCCGAGTTTAGAATCATttcttgacaaaaaaaatgatgccaTGTCTTAATATTATAATTTCCAGTACTGGGTGGGCTTCTGCACAATTCAGTGTGAAAGTTAAGGCACTAAAATGGGACTTTCTCCAGCATTCCCTGGGAATTGTGACGTTGAAAGAGCTCTCCGAGTGGACTGCGGCCACCAAAGCATCGACAGTGATGCCTGCTACAAACTTGGATGCTGCTATGATGCTCATGATTCAACCTGCTACTACACACTCAATGGTAAGATTTTTGGCTAGATCTCTCTCCAGCCTTTCCTCCAAACAAGTGGGGATGTTTCcaggaatttgtttttttttttttgttttttttttaatggggtgACCAATAAACAGTCAGGAGGGAAATACCAAACAACTTAAAGTCTGTTGGAAGGTCAGTGAGTTaaagtgggggaaataattatttgacggagagagacagaatatcaaccaaaaatccagaaaaaaacacgttataaattgatttgtatgtcactgagtgaaataagtatttgatccccaagcaaaacatgacttattacttggtggagaaaactgtgttggcaagcacagcagtaagatATTTCTTgtaggtttgcacacatctcaggaggaatcttggcccactcctcttacagaaactctctaaatcctttaggtttcttggctgccatTTGGTAGCTTGAAGCTTCAggtccctccacagattttctataggattgaggtctggagactggctaggtcacttcatgaccttaatgtgctttttctttagctgctcctttgttgccttggctGTATGTTTTAGGTCAttatcatgctggaagacccagccatgactcatcttcagtgttctggctgagcgAAGGAGgttcaaaaaaaattacaaattaaaCTGGGAAtcaagtttttattttctttatttatatatatatatatatatatatatatatatatatatatatatatatatatatatatatatatatatatatatatatatacacatacacacagatgaagacaaaacattttttgacaCTCCAGGCTTCACTTTTAGTCACCCTGCAAACAAGCGCATTGGTTGACTTGCATATTTAACATTATCCTGTTTCACTCCATCCAGCCTGCTCCCTGGATGGACACTTTGTGTTCTCAGTGAAATCTACAGACAGTGACCCACCTATTGATCCCAGCAGCCTCATTGTAAAGGATCAGCCTCACTGTTACCCTGTAGTCACAACTCCCGATACCGCTGTCTTCAAGATAGGAGTCTCAGACTGCGGtgcaaagatgaaggtaagtaatgatgtttaaatttaaatacagGTATCGCTCTAATATCATTTTTGCACAATCACATAAACTCAATCAGAGCATTGAAAGAAAGCGGTTATTTAAATGTTCCTGTGGTCCACCATGAATGTTCACATCAgtattgctttctttttttatctgcttttaATCTTTTAGGTGACTGGAGATATGGTGATTTATGAGCTGGAAGTGGTGGAGCTGCATGATAGAAGTGATGCCAAACAGTTCCCATTTaggtatgtttttgtttgtttgtttgtttcctctaAAAGTGTATAATACTTGTGGTGATGAATGCATTGGGTTTTCAGTCTTCAGGTCCAGTGTGAATATGATACATCTGATCTGAAGCATGCAGCAGAAATGCGGTCCTTGTATGCGGTGACCAATCCA is drawn from Archocentrus centrarchus isolate MPI-CPG fArcCen1 chromosome 8, fArcCen1, whole genome shotgun sequence and contains these coding sequences:
- the LOC115784290 gene encoding zona pellucida sperm-binding protein 4-like, with amino-acid sequence MPRVTCSVRGMRAVFGPQVKNNVHARDVTGASVPVLPSGKSCGVRLGRLKNQSLSFFSRYDSCFVHFEGSKAVIPLQIQLGGEDRWIRVNISCPLIKRRSERNHPRPTPFPGNCDVERALRVDCGHQSIDSDACYKLGCCYDAHDSTCYYTLNACSLDGHFVFSVKSTDSDPPIDPSSLIVKDQPHCYPVVTTPDTAVFKIGVSDCGAKMKVTGDMVIYELEVVELHDRSDAKQFPFSLQVQCEYDTSDLKHAAEMRSLYAVTNPPPVVALGSIRVQMRIATDASFTSFIPEDQLPLILPLREAVNVEISIVQPSPDPTLTLRVRDCFAYPGSRYSVWTLLYDGCPNPQDNMRSSVPVDKQGKTTSHSQVRRFDVKTFAFLDPSTGHPSAEEIYFYCWVEICMNDIDCAQRCTFISPEGERQRREAAPQPHQLQLVSLGPLQLVQNNTEPEEDPCVKHKKMFQVTVHILSGVCVALLLVLLWTVCSSIRRCQNRGVQRACDQQVDSEESQ